Sequence from the Helianthus annuus cultivar XRQ/B chromosome 13, HanXRQr2.0-SUNRISE, whole genome shotgun sequence genome:
GAGATGTTATGTGGGTGATGGTTCGGTTGAACGTGTTGTATGAAGATCGAGATGTTATGTGGGTGATGGTTCGGTTGAACGTGTTGTATGAATAAATTGCAAATTCATGCTGGTTGTGTACTTGTTCgtcataaaaaaatatatatatagtttgGTGAGTTGTAACTTGTAAGTTTGATCATGCATCAATAAAGATATTTTCAAGAAACATCTGGTTTATGTGGGGTTTAGATGATATTATTATCGAACGAATATACAAACTTATTATCACTAATTATACTACTGTTATATTTCCATGCTATTTAatgtttttccttttttttaataaCTTATAATTATGTTTTTAGATACTACAatataaaataattataaaagtATGTAAACTCTCTCAAGAGACTAGACTATGTGTAACCGAGTAACTCGCCATTTATGTTAATTTTCACGGTGTTAGGGGGTGTCACCATGCCGCTCAAAGGGCGTTAGTGAAGGGATTTTTGTTGCAGATGTGAGATAATTCACGGTGTGAAGGGAGAAGGGTTGGTGGGCCCAAGGCTCTCATCCAATCTTTTCCttgattttttaatttatttaaattaaatattattttaagaGTGAATTataaattttatcatttatttttataCTCAATTTCAGGCGTCGTTCTTTATCATTAAAATTGATAAGTTTTGTTTTTAATGTTTCAAAATTAACCTTAACCCGGTCAGTTTTAACTGTTAAGTAAAGGATAAATTGgtttttttacttatttatttagaAAACCTTTTTAATGATTTTAGTAACTAAAACAAAAATGAATATTATATATATCTAAACgtacacactctctctctctaaaacacacACATACTCTCTATAAAACACACTCTTtttctctctactctctctctagcACCACCATCGCACTACCCTAACATCATCCTTACATCACCACCGCATAACTCCCCACAGCACCATTGCACCACACCACCCCCGCATCCCCATAGCACCACTGCACCACCCTCGCACCCCCACAACACTACCACAATGGTTCTCGATTTCACGACGATGGTTCTAGATATCATGGCAACAACATCCAGGTTTCACGGCGATTGTTCTAGATTTCACGGCAACAGTTACGGCGGTCAAAGAACCAACAGTGGTGGCGATGATTTTGAATTTGATACGGCGGCCAAAGAATTGGGGTTTCACGTCGGTCAAAAAAATTATGGTTTTGACGGCGGTCAATAGTTAAGGTTCGTCGTTTAATGGTGGTGCTGGTGTGGGGGAATTGATATGGGTTTTAACTTTAAGAAAAGAGTTATCAGATTAAGAAGTAATCCCCATATAGAGTCCTGATTGCAAGTTTAACATAAAACTCTGTTTCAATTATTTAAACACCATAAAAACATGACCTTGGGATTTGTGAATTTGAATAATAATTAGGGACATTTTTTAATAATAATCGTACGACCTAATGATCCGTTAAGATATACCAACTACCCACCTAATTATCAACCCAATAACGATGCAAGAAACCACCAACACGTTTGATAAAAGACAAACAGTTCAAATATAAATAACGTTTATCAAATCCAAGCACGAGTGATCAAGATATATCAGTtgtaaaaatcataaaaaaaacaGAGTATTTATATAAAAACCTAACAATCGTTCATCCGGGGGAAGTCAcaaaaagtttagaaaaagataACCTCCTCCAAGTTTCAGATTCTAGGTTTACACTAAACTCAGTTTACTCAGTTGATTGGCCACCGCATAGACATGGTGCTGAAAAGGCGGTTAATTTAAGTGGTAATAAAAAATAGGTCTTTGTTATGAAATCTTTTACAGTTCAATTACCCTATTTACTAGTGCGAGTCAATCTATTCTATGTCACCCAACATACTACTAGGTTTTATCATTAACCAAATAAGTTGTAAAACAAAACTCAAAACACATGCCAATagtataaagagtaaattacttttttgagtccctgtgttatagtggttttaaccacttgagtccaaaataaaaaagtttaacaCCCTGAGTCCCTAGTCATTTATTTTACAacattttgagtccaattttgtttattttataacgttttgagtccaattaaaaaattggactcaaaaggttaaaatttggagtcaaaaggactcaaatggttaatgaaaatgcttatagggactcaggtcgttaaactttttacttttggactcaactagttaaaaccactaaaacacagggactcaaaaagtaatttactctagtATAAATAAACCAACACATCAAATTGTTTATAAAAcgttgtcaatgtttaaaacaaATCCAAATATGAATAAAACTAAGAAAAGTGTCAAAATCCTACGAACCGTTCGCTTGAAAAAAGCCATCTAGCTGCTCATGCCTTGAACCGTGTAGGGCCCAGTTCCGTGGAAGTCCCCTGCTTTCTTCTTGCGTACGACCCTCTCAATAATAATCTCCAAGAAAGTGGCGTTCCCtcagggtgtaaggggtgctcacctaataggtgagtcccccctcttacacACAACCAGTCACATGGTGCCATGTCAACTCCcctaatacactcccctaataccgatttttgatggcggcactcccctattaggtgagttcaaaattatttttttttttttggtaaaattatggatgtttaaaaattatataaaagacATTCTTTTAACGCGATTTTCATCACGTCGAGATCTTGACATCCGCTTgctcgtgtgcgatcctacatgttataaaataaaaaaaattataaagtgttaaaaaagtatgaacttagaaaaaaaataaaaaatatacaatgttaaaaaaaatataatttttaccgcttgttggtataggccgttgaaaaagtttattttcgaatgcatcgggttccatttagaccgtacttgatgaacggtccggttacttccaccgATAGTTTTGTTAAAGTGCTCTAAAATTTTACCCCAAAAACTTTCGCGACTTTGTTGATTGCCCTTTTTTTTGTTGGTAGAacaatgtacccacgccttcgccaacgcctcttcttgttcTTTTGTCCATTTTTCGCTCACCGTTTTCCCTTTTTTTTCTCGAGCCTCGTCTTCTTCGTTGCCCGCGTCTTCGTCCACATTATATTCATATTCCTCGTCgtcgtcgcccaaattttgagtttcgggcactacccCATCGTCCTCGTCGTCCTCGTCaataggtagaggacgttcgacatttcctcgtgtagaaggaactTGTGGAGAACGATAAGcatatgggtcgaaggcgggggattgaggaggagcgtccattgatagcaaattttgaaaatagccgaagttgggttgttgggtgttgtaaaacgaggggtgtggaggttgttggaaaaaaacgggggttgtgaagtgtatccgaaagggggttgtggttgagcatttgcaccgctcgaaccatctcgagacggtttcgagacccgtcccttagtttttttcttggcctcgcggggtcggttctccattgctcggtgtataaaaaataaaaagtggaGGGGGTTTGgttggagagtataaaaaataaaaagtgaaatGGTTGTGGTTGgagagtttaaaaaaatatagagaATGAGATGGGTTGTGTATAAAAAAAGGGTGAGAATGAGTTGGGTATTTACATTAGTTtaaaaaaagtgattttttttttatttattaaaaagtcGACCGTTCAACGGTCATCTCCTCGATCCACGCAAAATTTACATCGGTGAACCACCACCCAAAAGCCAccccgattcgggaccccgcggggatggcggcggtgttcccgatcggggaaaggCTTCACCGATCCACTCCCCGATTGCGCCCCGTACACCCTCATAAATGTTAATTGTCGTCCAATCCTATGTTGGCCCACCTCCAATCTCGTGACCTTTCCAATTATTGGCCCAAGGCCCACCAAAACTAATTGCTTATGTATAAATTATTTGCACTTCATGATGTGCCTTCTATTAACAGCCCACGCCCAATTCATTAGTATTTTAGAACCAAAACTATGAACCCATATTTATTACCTCAACTTCAAATCCCCGTTATTCTTGAATTTCCTTCTTTTTGTTGTTCCTGTTAGGGATGAGCGTGATACCGGTACCGTACTGGTACCGTACCAAACCAGTATCGAAATTCGACAAAACtgagtaccg
This genomic interval carries:
- the LOC118485816 gene encoding glutathione S-transferase T3-like translates to MDAPPQSPAFDPYAYRSPQVPSTRGNVERPLPIDEDDEDDGVVPETQNLGDDDEEYEYNVDEDAGNEEDEAREKKGKTVSEKWTKEQEEALAKAWVHCSTNKKKGNQQSRESFWGKILEHFNKTIGGSNRTVHQVRSKWNPMHSKINFFNGLYQQADRTRASGCQDLDVMKIALKECLLYNF